The segment ACAAATTATCGTATTGCGCTCGGCATGCCGACCGGCTTCTTTGGTACGCTGACGACGCCGATGGCCGACCGCGGTCCCGCTGCCCGCAAGTTGCACACTGTTGATGTCCGCGTTCGTTTTCCGATATTGACGATCGACGAGAGGACCATGACTGCACGACTCACGCCCGACATCGCGTCGAAATTCGCCTCGCTCGCGCTCGCGCACCTGACGCGCGAATATCCGAACCGGCTCACGCATTCGCTTGCCGGCCCGCAGGACGTGCAGGCGCCGCGCGCGCTGCATCCGGTCTTCTACGGCAGCTACGACTGGCATTCGTGCGTGCACGGCTACTGGCTCGTGCTGCATCTGCTCGAACGCTACCCGACGCTGCCGGAGGCGGAGCGCATCGTCGCCGTCGTCGACGCGCATTTCACCGACGCGCACGTCGCGGGCGAGCACGCGTATCTCGCGCTGCCGCACAACGCAGGCTTCGAGCGGCCGTATGGCTGGGCGTGGCTGCTCGCGCTGGCCGCGCAGCTCGAGCGGCTCGCGCTGAAGGGCGCGCTGCCGCAGGCCGCGCGCTGGGCGAAGGCGTTCGCGCCGCTGACCGACGCGTTCGTCGCCCGCTTCGAGGTGTTCCTGCCGAAGGCGACCTATCCGGTGCGCGTCGGCACGCATTTCAACACAGCGTTCGCGCTGGCGCTGACCTTCGATTTCGCGCGCGACACGCAGCGCGACGGGCTCGCGGCGCTGATTGCCGACACCGCGCGGCGCTGGCACCTGGGCGACGCCGCGTGCCAGGCGTGGGAGCCGTCCGGCGACGAGTTCCTGTCGCCCGCGCTGATGGAGGCGGAGCTGATGCGGCGCGTGCTCGCGCCGGCCGAATTCAAGGCCTGGTTCGCGCGCTTCCTGCCCGATCTCGCGCGCGGCGAGCCGGCGACGCTGTTCGTGCCGGCGACGGTGAGCGACCGCAGCGACGGCAAGATTGCACATCTCGACGGCTTGAACCTGAGCCGCGCGTGGTGCCAGCGTGCGCTCGCGAAAGCGCTGCCGGAAGGCGATGCGCGCCGCGCGCGCTTGCTCGACGCGGCCGACCGGCACCTGGACAGCGCGCTCGCGCATGTCGCCGGCGACTACATGGGCGAGCACTGGCTCGCGACGTTCGCGACGCTCGCGCTGGACGCGTGACGCGCGAAACCCCGCTGCCGGCAAGGTCATGCGCGCGCGGCTATACTCGCCGCTCGGGCCGTTTCCCGCATCGGGTGAAGCGGCCATCCGCCAGTTCGCCGCATCGTCATGGACAAGCTCATTGACTACGTCGCCGCGATCCACGGGCTTGCCGGCCCCGTGTCGATCGTCTCGCACACCACGTCGCACGACCGCTGGACCGACGACGACGTCGAGGTCACGCGCGACGAAACCGAATACCGTTTCGACAACGGCGCGATCGTGCGCCGTTCGGTCGAGCAGGATCGCGCACCGTCCGACCTGCTGTGCGCCGAATGCTGGATCGACTACGACGTGATCCGCCATCCCGATACGCAGGCGATCAGCCCGTCGCGGCTGACGTTCGACAACGCATGCCGTGAGACCTTCTGGCTGCGTTATCACCTCGCGTGAGCCTGGACGGCTGCGCATCGCTTTGTGCTCGAACGCAATCAACTGCGACAGTGACCGCGGGGGGATGCGCTGCGTCACGCTTTTTGATTATTTCCTGATCTGGCGACGGGATGCACACCCCACCCGCTTGGAACGGAACAGGAAGCCGCGCACGTATGCGCACCAGATACCGCAACGCATACATTTTCCATTAGCGCCAAGTTTTGCACGATGCGCCCATGGACTGCGTATGCTGATTCTCAGGTCTCTGTGATCATTCACGAAGCAACCCATTTCCTGGATACTATGGCGTCGACCGACGAGAAGTATTTCATCACGCCGTTCCTCCCCATATGGGGGCAATCGCATCCGGATTTGGCGATCAACAATGCCGACAGCATTGCGGGGTATGTCGTAGATGGTGATTAAATTCCTGACAGCCGCCGCGCTCGCGTTGGGCTGCGCACATACAGCGCTCGCGTGCGAGGGACCGCAGAATCTTCCCGGTCAATACATCGACGTTCACTTCGACAGCGATTCAAGCGAGATTTCCAGGATCGAACTGGCGAGATTGTCAGCATGGTCGAGTGAC is part of the Burkholderia ubonensis subsp. mesacidophila genome and harbors:
- a CDS encoding DUF2891 domain-containing protein; its protein translation is MTARLTPDIASKFASLALAHLTREYPNRLTHSLAGPQDVQAPRALHPVFYGSYDWHSCVHGYWLVLHLLERYPTLPEAERIVAVVDAHFTDAHVAGEHAYLALPHNAGFERPYGWAWLLALAAQLERLALKGALPQAARWAKAFAPLTDAFVARFEVFLPKATYPVRVGTHFNTAFALALTFDFARDTQRDGLAALIADTARRWHLGDAACQAWEPSGDEFLSPALMEAELMRRVLAPAEFKAWFARFLPDLARGEPATLFVPATVSDRSDGKIAHLDGLNLSRAWCQRALAKALPEGDARRARLLDAADRHLDSALAHVAGDYMGEHWLATFATLALDA